The following coding sequences lie in one Micromonospora sp. R77 genomic window:
- a CDS encoding ATP-binding protein, giving the protein MRRRVDRVNSRSSAMLGLGEMRLQAGWTGSELSTWREEIPTSGSVSLPPDPHALDGLGRNHRIETALADLVDNAIDAAASDVVIRFVQRGGRLCSLYVADNGHGISSELIDSAMTVGGRREYKTGSLGKFGLGMKAASFSQARNLTVFSRSSRGEINGRHWSLDDLSDFRCDIVPTDFVNDELDQDWGFKAVGAGGRTVIRWDGVAGFTVTDDPNRVQAFLTATISKVLDHLGLVLHRFLARGSLRIAVDVADTDRSVVGAQFEAEPINPFAYHHTGHPDYPKTLLAEHHGYRLAFTCHVWPGRSKSPNFRLPGGAVERQGLYFYRADRLLQAGGWDGLTAVDPRLQLARVAIDINDDVAGLFSMNPEKSRVTVGPDFAYLAEAARDADGARMASYLQDAEAAYKRSRERSRDRRKMLPPGKGFDPLIRRAIGDEVPFIPGEDPIDIRWRRFQSLELFTVDRENRTLWLNDHYRPAVVGTGRGGLNDAPLVKALLYLLLEDVFEGEYLGAKDKDNIAMWQEILTSAARSQHVRGAAS; this is encoded by the coding sequence GTGCGCCGCCGGGTCGATCGGGTAAATTCAAGGTCATCTGCAATGTTGGGGCTGGGCGAAATGCGTTTGCAAGCAGGGTGGACGGGGTCTGAGTTGTCGACGTGGCGGGAAGAAATTCCAACGAGTGGTTCGGTAAGTTTGCCCCCTGACCCGCATGCGCTTGACGGCCTGGGACGCAACCACCGCATCGAGACGGCTTTAGCGGATCTTGTCGACAACGCTATTGACGCGGCTGCGAGCGATGTGGTTATCAGGTTCGTGCAGCGTGGTGGACGTCTATGCTCGCTCTATGTCGCTGACAACGGCCACGGCATCTCCTCCGAGCTTATTGACTCCGCTATGACCGTTGGTGGGCGTCGTGAATACAAAACGGGAAGTCTTGGAAAGTTCGGTCTCGGGATGAAGGCTGCCTCGTTCAGCCAGGCTCGAAACCTGACGGTCTTTAGCCGTTCCAGCCGCGGTGAAATCAATGGTCGTCACTGGTCTTTAGATGACCTTTCGGACTTTCGATGCGACATTGTGCCGACCGACTTTGTCAATGACGAGTTGGATCAGGACTGGGGCTTCAAGGCGGTCGGCGCAGGCGGTCGTACCGTCATCCGTTGGGATGGCGTCGCCGGATTCACCGTGACGGACGACCCAAACCGCGTGCAAGCGTTCTTGACCGCGACGATATCCAAGGTCCTCGACCACCTTGGACTAGTGCTTCACCGATTTCTGGCCCGGGGATCGCTGCGCATAGCGGTCGACGTCGCCGACACAGACCGCTCCGTAGTCGGTGCCCAGTTCGAGGCCGAGCCGATAAACCCGTTCGCTTACCACCACACCGGCCATCCGGATTACCCCAAGACCCTATTGGCGGAACACCACGGCTACCGGCTTGCATTCACCTGCCACGTCTGGCCCGGCCGCTCGAAGTCCCCAAACTTTCGTCTGCCAGGCGGTGCCGTTGAACGACAGGGCCTGTACTTCTACCGAGCCGATCGGCTGTTGCAGGCCGGCGGGTGGGACGGTCTCACCGCAGTCGACCCCCGGCTGCAGCTCGCCCGAGTCGCGATCGACATCAACGACGACGTCGCCGGCCTCTTCTCGATGAACCCCGAGAAGTCACGGGTGACGGTCGGACCTGACTTCGCCTACCTTGCCGAGGCCGCTCGCGACGCAGACGGCGCTCGCATGGCTTCATACCTGCAGGACGCTGAAGCCGCGTACAAACGATCTCGGGAACGCAGCCGAGACCGGCGCAAGATGCTCCCTCCCGGCAAAGGATTCGACCCCCTGATCAGACGGGCGATCGGCGACGAGGTCCCGTTCATCCCCGGCGAGGACCCGATCGACATCAGGTGGCGCCGGTTCCAGAGCCTCGAGCTGTTCACCGTGGATCGCGAGAACCGCACCTTGTGGCTGAATGACCACTATCGCCCAGCCGTGGTGGGAACCGGGCGCGGCGGCCTGAATGATGCTCCGCTCGTGAAGGCGCTGCTCTACCTTCTACTGGAAGACGTGTTCGAGGGCGAGTACCTCGGCGCCAAGGACAAGGACAACATCGCCATGTGGCAGGAGATCCTCACCAGCGCCGCCCGGTCCCAGCATGTCCGCGGCGCAGCCTCATGA
- a CDS encoding PD-(D/E)XK motif protein has protein sequence MGKEPPLTLTIDPERPSITLQGPIGDREAAPRSRLEHLSVRPSPRDPGLLQVVITDPSLFVDAYPVLCAIADRAQLDGNGFGVAVTDTLRLLIRLTERNRSISRDREVGLVGELLTLIGACKRLGPQAAVSAWRGPHGEEHDFAIEDLDVEVKTTASERRAHWIGSLTQLQATPPAPLWLVSHQLTEAGRGQGWTLGELVAAARGAAAGPTASMELDAKLAAAGWAEPFDELCVTRWRRRSPSRAFLVAEDFPRLTAHQLADTGFDYSHVTDVRYRIDLTQHEAGAMVPEPLADIIATEVNS, from the coding sequence ATGGGCAAGGAACCTCCACTGACCCTCACCATCGATCCGGAGCGTCCCTCAATCACCCTGCAGGGGCCGATTGGCGACCGCGAGGCCGCTCCACGATCGCGCTTGGAACATCTCAGCGTGCGGCCATCCCCCCGCGATCCTGGCTTGCTGCAGGTCGTGATCACAGACCCCTCACTTTTCGTGGACGCCTATCCCGTTCTCTGCGCAATAGCCGATCGAGCCCAACTGGATGGCAATGGGTTCGGAGTCGCCGTCACGGACACCCTTCGGTTGCTCATCCGTTTAACGGAACGCAACCGGTCAATTTCTCGGGATCGGGAGGTGGGCCTCGTAGGAGAACTGCTGACGCTGATTGGAGCCTGCAAACGGCTCGGGCCGCAGGCTGCTGTGTCGGCCTGGCGCGGGCCGCACGGTGAAGAACACGACTTCGCCATCGAGGACCTCGACGTCGAGGTCAAGACAACCGCCTCGGAGCGCCGCGCGCACTGGATCGGCTCGCTTACACAGTTGCAAGCGACACCACCGGCACCGCTGTGGCTGGTCTCCCATCAGCTCACCGAAGCCGGCCGGGGACAGGGATGGACGTTGGGCGAGCTGGTCGCTGCTGCCCGAGGCGCTGCAGCCGGCCCGACCGCGAGCATGGAACTCGACGCCAAACTCGCCGCAGCAGGTTGGGCTGAACCGTTCGATGAGCTGTGCGTCACGCGCTGGCGGCGACGAAGCCCTTCACGCGCCTTCCTCGTGGCCGAAGACTTTCCCAGGCTTACGGCGCATCAACTCGCCGACACGGGATTCGACTACAGCCACGTCACCGACGTCAGATACCGCATCGACTTGACCCAGCATGAAGCAGGCGCGATGGTCCCTGAGCCGCTCGCCGACATCATCGCCACCGAGGTGAACTCGTGA